A genome region from Candidatus Kuenenbacteria bacterium includes the following:
- a CDS encoding small multi-drug export protein, giving the protein MPQELTVFLTAMTPLGELRAALPLALLGFKMSLFGAYIISVLGNMVPVFFLLLFYRYLAEYLMKKFVWAKRFFGWLFERTRKNFKGDYEKWGKLALMIFVAIPFPMTGAWSGALVAWLFGFRYWESIFFIFMGVCLAGAIVGAVVVGGSEFFKILFVS; this is encoded by the coding sequence ATGCCTCAAGAATTAACAGTTTTTTTGACAGCTATGACCCCTCTCGGAGAGCTAAGGGCGGCTTTGCCATTGGCGCTCCTAGGTTTTAAAATGAGTTTGTTTGGTGCTTATATAATTTCTGTTTTGGGCAATATGGTGCCGGTGTTTTTTTTGCTTTTATTTTATCGTTATTTGGCAGAATATTTAATGAAGAAATTTGTTTGGGCCAAGCGTTTTTTTGGTTGGCTGTTTGAAAGGACTAGAAAAAATTTTAAGGGTGATTATGAGAAATGGGGCAAGTTAGCCCTTATGATATTCGTGGCAATACCTTTCCCAATGACGGGGGCCTGGAGTGGGGCCCTGGTTGCTTGGTTGTTTGGTTTTAGATATTGGGAGAGCATTTTTTTTATTTTTATGGGCGTGTGCCTGGCCGGAGCAATAGTTGGGGCGGTGGTTGTTGGCGGGTCGGAGTTTTTTAAAATTTTATTTGTCAGCTAA
- the tpiA gene encoding triose-phosphate isomerase translates to MEAHKKIYLIANWKMKLGHEASMEVAKEIKKRYKGEEGLELVVCPAATDLAEVGRVFRGTDIKLGAQNIFYHDFGSYTGQVSPAVARELGCEYTIVGHSEMRKLGETDDDVNRKVGAALKNGLTPIVCVGETFEEYQEKKTEVVIINQVTKALEDIKFEKDQKVIIAYEPVWVIGSGQAVEHGVFQHIVQIIVHTAVELGADVVDKFEVIYGGSVDEENVRDFIMGNISTGVIVGNNSLTAEKFLAIVNEVK, encoded by the coding sequence ATGGAAGCACATAAAAAGATATATTTAATAGCCAATTGGAAGATGAAACTTGGCCATGAGGCGAGTATGGAGGTAGCAAAAGAGATAAAAAAGAGATATAAAGGCGAAGAGGGGCTGGAGCTGGTTGTTTGCCCGGCAGCCACAGATCTGGCAGAGGTGGGCAGGGTTTTTAGGGGAACAGACATAAAACTGGGGGCACAAAATATTTTTTATCATGACTTTGGATCTTATACGGGGCAGGTATCGCCCGCCGTTGCCAGGGAGTTGGGTTGCGAATATACCATAGTTGGACATTCAGAAATGAGAAAATTGGGTGAAACCGATGACGATGTCAACAGAAAAGTGGGGGCGGCTCTCAAAAATGGTCTAACCCCAATAGTCTGTGTGGGCGAGACATTTGAAGAATATCAAGAGAAGAAAACCGAGGTGGTGATAATAAATCAAGTGACAAAAGCCTTAGAGGATATAAAATTTGAAAAGGATCAAAAAGTTATTATTGCCTATGAGCCGGTGTGGGTGATAGGCAGTGGGCAGGCGGTAGAACATGGCGTTTTTCAGCACATCGTTCAGATTATTGTGCATACGGCGGTGGAGCTGGGCGCGGATGTCGTCGACAAATTTGAGGTTATTTATGGCGGCAGTGTTGATGAAGAAAATGTGCGAGATTTTATTATGGGTAATATTTCTACGGGGGTGATAGTGGGTAATAACAGTTTGACAGCGGAAAAATTTTTGGCTATTGTGAACGAGGTAAAATAA
- a CDS encoding tetratricopeptide repeat protein, translating to MVYFILVFIIIFCLAVIFYLVGNKVRKLKLIAVEEIPQERQTEVKKRLLEIKLQKKLSSFVRKIFGSVLNFFKSAVSKMKRIFVFFVNFKKVKLFKKEKETGVIKREIKTGILAKDKLAEAEVLMKKRKWDEAEEKYIDILKDDPKNVGVFMALGDIYTARKEWQSAEETYRHIMRIDPSFLPAQKELGDVLESVKSWEDLKKLTQYILKNGHEELWVFLKLGLSYKKTGYPDIAEEYFERAVELEPKNESALDYLIETAIINKNKPLALKAFNTLLGVSADLLKIQSYKDKIDIL from the coding sequence ATGGTTTATTTTATTTTAGTTTTCATAATTATTTTTTGTTTGGCGGTTATTTTTTATTTAGTTGGCAACAAAGTGCGTAAATTAAAATTGATTGCCGTAGAAGAAATACCCCAAGAAAGACAAACAGAAGTCAAGAAAAGGCTTTTGGAGATTAAATTACAGAAAAAACTTTCTTCTTTCGTGAGAAAGATTTTTGGGTCAGTGTTGAATTTTTTTAAAAGCGCTGTTTCTAAAATGAAGCGAATCTTTGTTTTTTTTGTTAATTTTAAGAAAGTAAAATTGTTTAAAAAAGAAAAAGAAACCGGGGTGATAAAAAGGGAGATAAAAACTGGTATTTTGGCAAAAGACAAATTGGCTGAAGCCGAAGTTTTGATGAAAAAGAGGAAATGGGACGAGGCTGAGGAAAAATATATTGATATTTTAAAGGATGATCCAAAGAATGTGGGTGTTTTTATGGCTTTGGGTGATATTTATACAGCTAGAAAAGAATGGCAGTCGGCCGAGGAAACCTATCGACACATAATGAGAATAGACCCAAGTTTTTTACCGGCGCAAAAAGAACTTGGTGATGTTCTGGAGAGTGTTAAGAGCTGGGAAGACTTGAAAAAATTAACCCAATATATTTTAAAGAATGGTCATGAGGAGTTGTGGGTTTTTTTGAAGTTGGGTTTGAGTTATAAGAAGACAGGCTACCCGGATATTGCTGAAGAGTATTTTGAGAGAGCGGTGGAGCTGGAACCCAAGAACGAGTCGGCGCTTGACTATTTGATTGAGACGGCTATAATAAACAAAAATAAACCATTGGCGCTTAAAGCTTTTAACACGTTACTTGGTGTGAGCGCAGATTTATTAAAAATTCAGAGTTATAAAGATAAGATCGATATTCTTTAG
- a CDS encoding phage holin family protein has product MKIIINWLINTVAVTIAAYVIPGVRLEGFWSAFFAAVVLGLVNAIIKPIFIILTLPINILTLGLFTLVINALMVLLVGKLVPGFEIVGLWRAMLFSIILTIINAILNSVVKE; this is encoded by the coding sequence ATGAAAATTATTATAAATTGGTTGATAAATACCGTGGCGGTGACAATTGCCGCTTATGTGATACCGGGGGTGAGGCTGGAAGGATTCTGGTCGGCGTTTTTTGCGGCCGTGGTTTTGGGATTGGTTAATGCCATAATAAAGCCAATATTTATTATTTTGACTTTGCCTATTAATATTTTGACTCTTGGTCTTTTCACTTTGGTGATAAATGCGCTGATGGTACTTTTGGTGGGTAAATTGGTACCCGGGTTTGAGATTGTCGGTTTGTGGCGGGCGATGCTATTTAGTATTATTTTGACGATTATCAACGCTATTCTAAATTCAGTAGTTAAAGAATAA
- a CDS encoding DUF2207 domain-containing protein, with protein MKQIKLVILFLALGILFVLPKIVWAEQIDNYKVNIVVNADSTILVEERIDYNFGTEQRHGIYRDIPYKYQARGGNYKLEIDSISVTDETGGAINFETSKSGGKLKIKIGDVDIYVTGQKIYTIRYRVKGAINYFADHDELYWNATGNDWPMNIINTEVVVKLNFLNTSSQEITAVCYAGGLGVQDSSNCHFAFGGNGVGFKSGSLYSREGLTVVVGWPKGFTKEPGFLDKVIKRLKDNGVVLMPILVLIFLFWYWKKYGKDPAGRGTIIAEYEPPVGILPGEAGVVYDEKYQTKDLTATIIDLARKGYLRIEEIKKDFLGIKTGKDWKITKIKEWDGERNFEYSVYDSFLQNEVIISKLRSDVTFAKKAKEVKKEIYEAVRSKAWFTKDPEKQRATFVAIGWLFLGLLYFLGGIVLDFGGGIAIGSLVISGVLFLVFSGMMPKRTKEGVLMKEKLEGFKLFLSVTEKDRVSFHFSPSAHPEKFAEYLPWAIIFGVEKEWAKVFEGIDLPQPDWYVGTWAGNYTALALADSMGSFNNSFSKTAVGSAAAGGRSGLGGGGFSGGGFGGGGGGSW; from the coding sequence ATGAAGCAAATAAAATTAGTAATTTTGTTTTTAGCGCTGGGAATTTTGTTTGTTTTGCCAAAAATCGTTTGGGCAGAGCAGATTGATAATTATAAAGTGAATATTGTCGTCAACGCCGACAGTACTATATTGGTGGAGGAAAGAATTGATTATAATTTTGGCACAGAACAAAGACATGGTATTTATCGCGATATCCCTTATAAATATCAGGCGCGTGGTGGAAATTATAAACTAGAGATAGATAGCATATCAGTGACCGATGAGACGGGCGGAGCGATAAATTTTGAAACCAGTAAGAGTGGTGGAAAGTTAAAAATAAAAATTGGTGACGTGGACATTTATGTGACTGGGCAAAAGATTTATACCATAAGATATAGAGTCAAGGGCGCGATAAATTATTTTGCGGACCACGATGAGCTGTATTGGAATGCGACAGGCAATGATTGGCCGATGAATATTATTAATACTGAAGTGGTAGTAAAATTGAATTTTTTGAATACTAGTTCCCAGGAAATAACAGCGGTTTGTTACGCTGGTGGATTGGGTGTCCAAGATAGTAGTAATTGTCATTTTGCTTTTGGTGGTAATGGTGTCGGGTTTAAGAGCGGGTCATTGTACTCACGTGAAGGGCTGACAGTTGTGGTCGGTTGGCCAAAGGGATTTACCAAAGAACCAGGATTTTTGGATAAGGTTATCAAGAGGCTCAAAGATAATGGGGTTGTGTTAATGCCGATTTTAGTTTTGATTTTTTTATTTTGGTATTGGAAAAAATATGGTAAAGATCCTGCAGGCAGGGGGACAATCATCGCTGAATATGAGCCGCCAGTCGGAATTTTGCCGGGAGAAGCCGGAGTGGTTTATGATGAGAAATACCAGACCAAAGATTTGACAGCAACAATTATTGATCTGGCAAGGAAGGGATATTTGAGAATTGAGGAGATAAAAAAAGATTTCTTGGGGATTAAAACTGGCAAAGATTGGAAAATTACCAAGATTAAAGAGTGGGATGGCGAGCGTAATTTTGAATATAGTGTGTATGATTCTTTTTTGCAAAATGAAGTGATTATTTCAAAATTGCGTAGCGATGTGACTTTTGCGAAAAAAGCCAAAGAGGTAAAGAAGGAAATTTATGAGGCCGTGCGGAGTAAAGCTTGGTTTACAAAGGATCCGGAGAAACAAAGAGCAACTTTTGTTGCTATCGGTTGGTTATTTTTGGGGTTGTTATATTTTTTGGGAGGAATAGTTTTGGATTTTGGCGGTGGAATAGCGATTGGGTCACTGGTGATTTCTGGGGTGTTGTTTCTTGTTTTTTCTGGTATGATGCCCAAAAGAACCAAAGAGGGGGTTTTGATGAAAGAAAAGCTCGAAGGATTTAAATTGTTTTTATCAGTAACTGAAAAAGATAGAGTGAGTTTTCATTTTTCACCCTCAGCTCATCCGGAAAAATTTGCCGAGTATTTGCCTTGGGCGATTATTTTTGGAGTAGAGAAGGAGTGGGCAAAAGTGTTTGAGGGGATAGACTTGCCGCAGCCAGATTGGTATGTGGGGACATGGGCCGGAAATTATACAGCTTTGGCCTTGGCTGATTCGATGGGGTCATTTAATAATTCTTTTAGTAAAACCGCTGTTGGGTCAGCGGCGGCGGGTGGTAGGTCTGGTTTGGGCGGTGGTGGATTTTCTGGTGGCGGCTTTGGCGGCGGCGGAGGGGGTAGTTGGTAG
- a CDS encoding GIY-YIG nuclease family protein produces MLILQSQLKSLPASPGIYLFYNFNNELIYVGKATSLKNRVRSYFAGKQKNSRPIESMIEEVKKIKTLKTDSVLEAIILEGQYIKKYRPKYNIDWKDDKSWNYLYLTNEKFPKLKTIRQHEIVSNLSRARNASDESRDPVLKNTSHRIFHSAQDKLIKKKKLFGPFPSLNTRETLKLLHKLFYISRCAPNQPKPCFDYQLGQCLGVCTGEMTPQVYKQKVIKPLIEFLKGNKKRLLSNLKKQMLLSSKQQNFEEAARLRNQIKSLQHIQDVTLLNKDLFNNFHQPTAPPTYRPSRIEAYDISNLGSTGKVGSMVVFNNNGPVKSEYRKFKIKTVSGQSDVDCLKEIIERRLKNSWPIPDLIIVDGGVPQRNAVLKILNLKSIFLTLGVIGIAKGPTRKKNEFIFDKDNQKIADFIQANENLLIRARDEAHRFAISYQKNLRKIN; encoded by the coding sequence ATGTTAATTCTTCAATCCCAACTCAAATCTCTCCCCGCCTCTCCCGGTATCTACCTCTTTTATAATTTCAATAATGAGCTGATTTATGTTGGTAAGGCCACTTCTTTAAAAAACAGGGTGAGAAGCTACTTCGCCGGCAAACAAAAAAATTCTCGACCCATAGAATCCATGATTGAAGAAGTAAAAAAAATTAAAACCCTTAAAACAGATTCGGTTTTAGAAGCTATCATTTTAGAAGGTCAATATATCAAAAAATATCGGCCCAAATATAATATTGATTGGAAAGACGACAAAAGTTGGAATTATTTATATTTAACTAATGAAAAATTTCCCAAACTAAAAACCATTAGACAACATGAAATTGTATCAAATTTATCCCGAGCGAGAAACGCCAGTGACGAGTCGAGGGATCCCGTTTTGAAAAACACTAGCCACAGGATCTTTCACTCCGCTCAAGATAAACTTATAAAAAAGAAAAAACTCTTTGGGCCATTCCCAAGTTTAAACACCCGTGAAACTCTCAAGCTTTTACACAAACTATTCTATATTTCCCGATGCGCACCCAACCAACCCAAACCCTGTTTTGATTACCAGCTCGGCCAATGCCTTGGAGTTTGCACTGGCGAAATGACTCCGCAAGTATATAAACAAAAAGTTATTAAACCCCTAATCGAATTTTTAAAAGGCAACAAAAAAAGATTACTCTCTAATCTTAAAAAACAAATGCTTTTATCTTCTAAGCAGCAAAATTTTGAAGAAGCCGCTCGCCTCCGCAACCAGATTAAATCCCTTCAACATATCCAAGATGTGACACTATTAAACAAAGATTTATTCAATAATTTCCACCAACCTACCGCCCCACCAACCTACCGCCCTAGCCGAATTGAAGCTTATGACATTTCTAATCTCGGCTCCACTGGCAAGGTCGGTAGCATGGTTGTCTTTAATAATAATGGCCCAGTTAAATCGGAATACCGCAAATTTAAAATTAAAACCGTGTCCGGCCAAAGCGATGTTGATTGTCTCAAAGAAATTATTGAGCGAAGATTAAAAAACAGCTGGCCCATACCAGACTTAATCATTGTCGATGGTGGCGTGCCTCAAAGAAATGCTGTTTTAAAAATCTTAAATCTTAAATCTATATTCTTAACTCTTGGCGTTATTGGTATTGCCAAAGGCCCAACCCGCAAAAAAAACGAATTTATTTTTGATAAAGACAATCAAAAAATCGCTGACTTTATTCAAGCCAACGAAAATTTGCTTATCCGCGCCCGCGACGAAGCCCACCGCTTTGCTATTTCTTATCAAAAAAATTTGAGGAAAATTAATTAA
- a CDS encoding ATP-binding cassette domain-containing protein has protein sequence MQEKIIIKGAREHNLKNISLELPRNKMIVFTGLSGSGKSSLAFDTIFAEGQRRYIESLSAYARQFLGGMQKPDVDEIDGLSPAISIDQKAHSANPRSTVATITEIYDYLRVLYARIGEPHCPLCHTKLSKMTADEMAVQIHKHLKSLPLTKGEHSVKRREGVSSKTQMDNEILILSPVVRGRKGEYYQMLYDFYNSGFLEVRVDGKIKSLRNRIILQKNFKHTIEVIVDRIPLINTQNTINKTQKDKNNPNYTLPVTHYSLQKDEFHRRLNEAIETAIDLSNGLCTVIYPDTNEQIFSTEFSCPKDGYSFPEIEPRLFSFNSPYGYCEYCTGLGTDGLFSETPCPKCHGKRLNNNALAVKINNKNIWDFTNETIGEAYKLLDKIEEKISDREKEIAGVVLNEIRNRLQFMLDVGLHYISLNRKAGTLSGGEAQRIRLASQVGTRLVGALYVLDEPTIGLHQRDNEKLVNTLRNLADIGNTIIVVEHDEDTILMSDWIVDIGPGAGVNGGEIIFSGPTVDILKSINKKSNRELQSTSYELPDVKIIGDPKKSLTGQYLRRELTIPLSAKRRKVDPATPKIKITGASENNLKNINVEIPLRRFVCLTGVSGSGKSTLMDSIIYRTISNHLNHTKYHVGKHKSVSGTEYIDKIIEIDQSPIGRTPRSNPATYTKAFDEIRNLFAMTPEARMKGYGPGRFSFNVPSIPPREGSNRSIGGRCEKCEGRGTLQIEMHFLPSVEIICDACRGQRFNKETLAIHYKNKNISDILNMTIAEAEKFFKDIPFIYDKLKVLNEVGLDYLTLGQSATTLSGGEAQRIKLSRELAKRNTTKTLYLLDEPTTGLHYDDVRKLIAVLQRLVDQGNTVLVIEHNLDVIKCADWIVDLGPEGGDLGGELVFAGTPEQVAQYKFSYTGEYLRKILK, from the coding sequence ATGCAAGAAAAAATAATAATCAAGGGCGCCCGCGAACATAATCTCAAAAATATTTCTCTGGAGCTCCCGCGCAACAAAATGATTGTTTTCACTGGTCTCTCTGGCTCTGGCAAATCCAGTCTGGCTTTTGATACCATTTTTGCTGAAGGTCAGCGCCGCTATATTGAATCACTCTCTGCCTATGCCCGTCAATTTTTGGGCGGTATGCAAAAACCAGATGTCGATGAAATCGACGGCCTCTCGCCAGCCATTTCTATTGACCAAAAAGCACATAGCGCCAATCCCCGCTCCACTGTCGCCACTATCACCGAAATCTATGATTATCTGCGCGTCCTTTATGCCCGCATTGGCGAACCACATTGCCCGCTTTGCCACACCAAGCTTTCCAAAATGACTGCCGATGAAATGGCTGTCCAAATCCACAAGCACCTTAAAAGTCTCCCCCTTACTAAGGGGGAGCACTCCGTGAAGCGGAGGGAGGGGGTATCATCAAAAACCCAAATGGATAATGAAATTCTTATTCTCTCCCCTGTTGTCCGCGGCCGCAAAGGCGAATATTATCAGATGCTTTATGATTTTTACAATTCTGGCTTTCTGGAAGTCCGAGTTGACGGCAAAATAAAATCTCTGCGTAACCGGATTATTTTACAAAAAAATTTCAAACACACCATTGAGGTCATCGTGGATCGTATTCCACTTATCAATACCCAAAACACAATTAACAAAACTCAGAAAGATAAAAATAATCCTAATTACACATTACCCGTTACACATTACTCGTTACAAAAAGATGAATTTCACCGTCGTCTAAACGAAGCCATTGAAACTGCCATAGATTTATCCAATGGTCTATGCACTGTAATTTATCCAGATACTAATGAACAAATATTTAGTACTGAATTTTCTTGTCCCAAGGATGGCTATTCATTCCCCGAAATTGAACCGCGCCTTTTTTCTTTCAACTCTCCTTATGGTTATTGCGAATATTGCACCGGGCTCGGCACTGACGGACTTTTTTCCGAAACTCCTTGTCCCAAATGCCACGGCAAAAGATTGAATAATAATGCCCTCGCTGTCAAAATCAACAATAAAAATATTTGGGATTTTACCAATGAAACCATCGGCGAAGCCTATAAATTATTGGATAAAATTGAAGAAAAAATATCTGATCGTGAAAAAGAAATCGCTGGCGTGGTTTTAAATGAAATTCGCAATCGCCTGCAATTTATGCTGGATGTCGGCTTGCACTATATTAGTTTGAATAGAAAAGCCGGCACGCTTTCTGGCGGTGAAGCCCAGAGAATCCGGCTAGCCTCGCAAGTTGGCACTCGGCTGGTTGGCGCGCTTTATGTTTTGGATGAACCAACCATTGGTTTACATCAACGCGATAATGAAAAACTCGTCAATACCCTCCGAAACCTGGCTGATATTGGCAACACCATTATAGTTGTTGAGCACGATGAAGATACTATTCTCATGAGTGATTGGATTGTGGATATTGGCCCCGGTGCTGGCGTCAACGGTGGCGAAATTATTTTTTCCGGCCCCACGGTTGATATTTTAAAATCAATAAATAAAAAATCCAATCGCGAGTTACAATCTACGAGTTACGAGTTACCAGATGTCAAAATTATTGGTGACCCCAAAAAATCTCTTACCGGCCAATACCTCCGCCGCGAACTGACTATCCCCTTGTCAGCCAAACGCCGCAAAGTCGACCCTGCTACGCCCAAAATAAAAATCACTGGCGCCAGTGAAAATAATTTAAAAAATATCAATGTGGAAATTCCGCTCCGTCGCTTTGTTTGTCTCACTGGTGTTTCTGGCTCTGGTAAATCCACCCTCATGGATTCAATTATTTACCGCACTATCAGCAATCATCTCAATCATACCAAATATCATGTCGGTAAACATAAATCAGTTTCCGGCACCGAGTATATTGATAAAATTATTGAAATCGACCAAAGCCCCATCGGCCGCACTCCTCGCTCTAATCCTGCAACTTATACCAAGGCTTTTGATGAAATCAGAAATCTTTTTGCCATGACGCCGGAAGCTCGGATGAAAGGCTATGGTCCAGGCCGTTTTAGCTTTAATGTGCCAAGTATCCCGCCACGGGAAGGTTCAAACCGCTCTATCGGCGGTCGGTGTGAAAAATGTGAAGGTCGGGGGACCCTTCAAATTGAAATGCATTTTTTGCCCAGTGTGGAAATCATTTGCGACGCCTGCCGTGGCCAAAGGTTTAATAAGGAAACTTTGGCGATTCATTATAAAAATAAAAATATCTCTGATATTCTCAATATGACTATTGCCGAAGCAGAAAAATTTTTCAAAGATATTCCTTTTATTTATGATAAGCTAAAAGTCTTGAACGAAGTCGGCCTAGACTATCTGACGCTTGGCCAATCAGCCACCACGCTTTCCGGCGGTGAAGCCCAAAGAATAAAACTTTCTCGCGAGCTGGCCAAAAGAAATACTACTAAAACTTTATATTTGCTAGACGAACCTACCACCGGCTTGCATTATGATGACGTTAGAAAATTAATCGCTGTTTTGCAGCGCCTAGTTGATCAGGGCAATACTGTACTTGTAATTGAACACAACCTTGACGTCATCAAATGCGCTGATTGGATTGTTGATCTCGGTCCCGAAGGCGGCGACCTTGGCGGCGAACTAGTCTTTGCCGGCACCCCCGAACAAGTCGCCCAATATAAATTTTCCTACACCGGCGAGTATTTACGAAAAATTTTAAAATAA